The nucleotide sequence CATTCTCAGCGTGTCGATCGTGATGGCTTCGATGGCCATGCTCGATTTGCGGCTCATGGGCCTCGTCGGCAAGCGCCAGCCGGTTTCGCGCATGGTCGACCGCTTTGTGCCGTGGGTGTGGCGCGTGCTTCTGATCCTCGTCGCCACCGGGGCGATTCTCGTCATCGGCGAGCCGGAACGCGAGCTGCTGAACTGGGCGTTCCGCACAAAGATGGCGATGGTCGCAACCGTAAGCCTGATCACGCTGCTCGTCCAGAATCGCAACCAGCGCGATGCCGCGTTCTGG is from Pirellulales bacterium and encodes:
- a CDS encoding DUF6644 family protein; this translates as MLWIIPAVQTVHILSVSIVMASMAMLDLRLMGLVGKRQPVSRMVDRFVPWVWRVLLILVATGAILVIGEPERELLNWAFRTKMAMVATVSLITLLVQNRNQRDAAFWENHRIAAATVGAVSLLLWVAIVTAGRWIAYV